The Kribbella sp. NBC_00662 nucleotide sequence GCGCGACCACCGGGTCACCGATGAACTGCAGCACCGGATAGAGCGCATTGTCCTTGCTCATCCACACGTCCGACGCAGCCTTCAGCAGCATCAGTACGACGGGGCTCAGCACGGTCACGATCGTCCAGGTGAAGCTCGGCGTCCTCGTCCGCTGGGCCTGCTCGGTCGCGACCTCGACTCCGCCGTGCCCCGGTGACGCGCCGCCCGACTCACCGTCGTGTGCACCACCGGACACCTCCAGCGCGGCACCGGCCGCCCCGATCGGCACCCACCGAGCAGCCACCTTGCCGAACAGCGGTCCCGCGATCACGACGGCCGGGATCGCCACCAGCAGACCCAGCGCCAGCGTGATGCCCACGTTCCCGTTCAGTACGCCGATCGCTGCCAGCGGCCCCGGGTGCGGCGGGATGAACCCGTGCAGCACCGACAGGCCCGCGAGCGCCGGGATGCCGAGCAGCATCGCCCGCGCCCCGGTCCGCCGGATCGCCAGCACGACCACCGGAACCAGCAGCACCAGACCGATCTCGAAGAACATCGGGATGCCGATGATCGCGGCGATCAGCGCCATCTTCCACGGGAGCACGGACTGTTTGCCGCGGAGCAGCGTGTCGACGACCTGATCGGCGCCGCCGGAGTCCGCCAGCAACTTCCCGACCATGGCGCCGAGTGCGATCAGCACACCGACGTACCCGAGGACGCTGCCGACGCCGTTCTCGTACGACTTGGTGACGCCACCGGCGTCGATCCCGGACCCGAGGCCGACGAACAGGGCACCGATCGTGAGCGCGAGGAACGCATGCACCTTCCACACGACGATCAGCGCGACGATGATGCCGATGCCGATCACGGCGACGACCAGGACCCGGGTGTCGTGCCCGTTCCACGGCGCGTTCACATCGGCGTCTGCCGCCAGAGGTATCGCTTCGGTGAGACCCACAGCTTCACGCTCCTCGAGACCGCCCGACCCCCACCCCGCAGTCTCCCACCGGGCCTTCGCCGAAACCCCTCAACGGCGCGCCGCCCACTCAGCGGAACAGATCGAGGCCCTTGCCGATGAGAACGGTCGACAGGACCGCCAGCAGGACGACGGTGAGCGTGTTCAGGTTGGCAAGCAACCATGCCTCGACCGACCTCAGGCCGCGCGCCGAACGGTCCGGTCCGACGACTACGACGGCCAGCAGCGGACCGAGCACCGTCAACGACGCCGCGACGACGAAGATCGCCGCGGCGGCAGTCAACTCGACCGACGAGAGACCGGCGCCGCCCAGCAGGCTCCCGGCGCTCAGGACCAGCGGAAGGTTCTTCACGTTGGCCAGTGCCGCCGCGGCCCCGGCGACCACGAGCCCTGGCGCGGACAGGGTCGCCATCCGATCGACGATCGCCGGCCGCGGCGGAGTCGTCCCGGGCTCCGGACGCTTCCGCCAGTAGCGGACGGCAAGGACGCCGAACAGTACGCCGATCGCCAGTTGTACGACGTCGACTCCGTCACGTGCGGACTCCTCGTGCCCTTCCGCGACCGTGTCCGTGAGCCACGCGACCAGCCCGACAGCGATCGACAGGGCCCCGACCCATCCGACCGCGAAGCACAGCCCGGCGCGGACCGGCCGGTCGGACAGCAGCACGAGCACGATGCAGATCATCGGCACCGGACTCAGCGCAATCGCCATCGCCTGCGGCAGGACCGCACCGACAACGGGCCACACGTGCTCAGCACCCGTTCGCCGGCGGCGGGACCTGCAGGACTTCGACGATGCTGATCCCGAGCATGTCGAGATGGTTCAGGATGCCGGCCAACGCCGCCTGGTCGTCGAGGTACCCGTGGAGAACGGTCTGCGGCGGCTCGGTATCAGCGGTCATCGACGGGAACGCGTCGGTCAGGTCGCGTGACAAGGTTCCCTTCACCCGGATGACGTAGTGGCCCATAGGACGCCCCTTTCACGGCCGTCACTGCGACTGTGCGGCTCACGTGCGCAACTCGGCTCCCCCGGATCGGGGGATGGTGGTTGTTCGCACGGTCAGCAGGCTGAGTGCTGTGGCCGAGTCTTCTCCACCGGCGGTGCCGACCCCTCGAGCTGCTCGGCGGAAGATCCCGAAGCCGGTGGTGCAGCTCGCCCGGCTCGTCGTCATCGTCGTGGTCGCCTGGCTCCTGCTGCGGTT carries:
- a CDS encoding gluconate:H+ symporter → MNAPWNGHDTRVLVVAVIGIGIIVALIVVWKVHAFLALTIGALFVGLGSGIDAGGVTKSYENGVGSVLGYVGVLIALGAMVGKLLADSGGADQVVDTLLRGKQSVLPWKMALIAAIIGIPMFFEIGLVLLVPVVVLAIRRTGARAMLLGIPALAGLSVLHGFIPPHPGPLAAIGVLNGNVGITLALGLLVAIPAVVIAGPLFGKVAARWVPIGAAGAALEVSGGAHDGESGGASPGHGGVEVATEQAQRTRTPSFTWTIVTVLSPVVLMLLKAASDVWMSKDNALYPVLQFIGDPVVALLFAVLLAMYTFGTAIGFGMPVLSKKIGTSLMPIAGVMLIVGAGGGFKQVLVDGGTGTAIAKIAIAANLSALLLGWIVAVLIRLATGSATVATVTAAGIVAPLAGGESSTHIALIVLAIGAGSLFFSHVNDAGFWLVKEYFGMTVGETIKTWSVMETLISVIGLAMTLLLSAFL
- a CDS encoding GAP family protein, whose translation is MWPVVGAVLPQAMAIALSPVPMICIVLVLLSDRPVRAGLCFAVGWVGALSIAVGLVAWLTDTVAEGHEESARDGVDVVQLAIGVLFGVLAVRYWRKRPEPGTTPPRPAIVDRMATLSAPGLVVAGAAAALANVKNLPLVLSAGSLLGGAGLSSVELTAAAAIFVVAASLTVLGPLLAVVVVGPDRSARGLRSVEAWLLANLNTLTVVLLAVLSTVLIGKGLDLFR